A genome region from Phocoena sinus isolate mPhoSin1 chromosome 16, mPhoSin1.pri, whole genome shotgun sequence includes the following:
- the ZNF518A gene encoding zinc finger protein 518A, producing the protein MPSEQKHLFFDEKQNTLKRDYDVKNERVDTIRSVLKPKISESSFHYELKNVKIVLPKINIPNEVLLKHEVDKYRKLFQHKPQTARKSIGIKTVSCVEECMLLHKSERVEEEGIKMSAKILNFNCLKCRDSTRYSPNDLQKHFQMWHRGELPSYPCEMCSFSANDFQVFKQHRRTHRITLVKCDICNNENLYTLLDLTKHFSSTHCVNGNFQCEKCEFSTQDVGTFVQHIHRHNEILYRCGKCHYICLTKGELQKHLHIHSGTFPFTCQYCSYGATRREHLVRHVITLHKEHLYAKEKLEKDKYEKRMAKTSAGLKLILKRYKIGASRKTFWKRKKINNGSDRSIERNTQVLKKVNKTQAKSEDQSHLVQEHINEEKDERLYCENNDKPAESGSEKPTLLSTGQCNGAEEGSNSTSGFLKTAVQGPTVLMVKNNRITIPANYSAKFMGFKMVDGKQHIVIKLLPTNKQNLYSPGSQSGAVRDNTAILQPQTLDTTAFLTGVTTELNDTVYMKAATPFSSSSPVLSGKVTSEKEMALLSQTSNMLPTMDDGKSVSPLPVTSELITASVNLTTKVETRENVDLWGSHITQCHPEVSGTAIKSQDKVTCTTKPNSYNSGDMHNYCINYVNSELPVESSNQGSLPFHNYSKVNNSNKRHRFSGTAVCENPQRESSSSKTVVQQPISESVLSLVRKESSNPDSLLASISRLNTKDGTLKTQAEIEEQCVLEKGQNIDGQNLYTNENQNLESMTEKPKCDDVSSVESPMMPRITSVFSLQSQQASELLPPEINQLLQDVLKAKPDVKQDSSNTPDKDLPLHCDQSFQKHEGEDKIVESSKDLKVQGFFPVPSGNMGINVATNYLNLKFSGKEKQMLSMSQDVRDSEKTPRISGFGTLLKTQSDAIITQQLVKDKLRATTQNVGSLYVQSPLVNSEPKKAIFVQTPKGFFVPLHVANKPALHVSGRPLPLINTQGVPASLLLNKKPGMILTFNNGKLEGVSAVKTENAQACGTTSKEPCRTPFLKVEPNSNCLTPALCSSIGSCLSMKSSSENTLPLKGPYIIKTPASSSVKGVPAPNIISEHQGTKLNISDSVKQQNKIFPKPPLYTLLPDGKQAVFLKCVMPNKTELLKSKLVQNSTYYKNIQPKKPEGTPQKILLKIFNPVLNVTAANNLSVSNSASSLQKDNVPSNQTIGGEQKEPESSRDALPLLLDDMMPANEIVITSTATCPESSEEPIGITDHSGARVLRCKTNCTIERNFSKKKTSKKKCSRIKTHERSKDSETSFVSRNRNCKRKCRDSYQEPPRKKALHRKCKEKAKPEDVHESFGFSRPRLSKDSVRTLRLFPFSSKQLVKCPRRNQPVVVLNHPDADAPEVVNVMKTIAKFNGRVLKVSLSKRTISALLKPVCYNPSKTTYDDFPKRHKTFKPVSSVKERFVLKLTLKKTSKNNYQIVKTTSENVLKAKFKCWFCGRVFDNQDAWAGHGQRHLMEATRDWNMLE; encoded by the coding sequence aTGCCATCTgaacagaaacatttattttttgatgaaaaacagaatactttaaaaagagaTTATGATGTGAAAAATGAGAGAGTTGATACTATCAGATCAGTACTTAAaccaaaaatttcagaaagtagTTTTCATTATGAactaaaaaatgtgaaaattgttTTGCCGAAGATAAATATTCCAAATGAGGTCCTATTGAAACATGAAGTTgacaaatacagaaaattatttcagCATAAACCACAGACTGCAAGAAAATCTATCGGTATAAAGACTGTAAGCTGTGTAGAGGAGTGTATGTTACTCCATAAGTCTGAGAGAGTTGAAGAAGAAGGTATAAAAATGTCTGCAAAAATACTCAACTTCAACTGTTTGAAGTGCCGAGATAGTACTCGGTATAGCCCAAATGATTTGCAGAAACACTTCCAAATGTGGCACCGTGGTGAATTACCTTCATATCCTTGTGAAATGTGCAGTTTTTCAGCAAACGACTTCCAGGTATTCAAACAACATAGACGAACCCATAGAATTACTTTAGTAAAATGTGACATTTGTAACAATGAgaatttatatactttattagACTTGACAAAGCATTTTTCATCCACACATTGTGTAAATGGTAATTTTCAATGTGAAAAGTGTGAATTCTCCACCCAGGATGTTGGCACATTTGTTCAGCACATACATAGACATAACGAAATCCTTTATAGATGTGGTAAATGCCATTATATATGTTTAACCAAAGGAGAGCTTCAGAAGCACCTTCATATTCATTCTGGTACGTTTCCCTTCACTTGTCAATATTGTAGCTATGGTGCTACCAGGAGAGAGCACCTTGTAAGACATGTTATAACTTTGCACAAAGAACATTTATATGcgaaagaaaaactggaaaaagacaaatatgaaaaAAGGATGGCAAAGACTTCAGCAGGACTTAAACTAATattgaaaagatataaaataggtGCATCAAGGAAGACATTCTGGAAACGTAAGAAAATCAACAATGGAAGTGACAGAAGTATAGAAAGAAACACTCAAGTGCttaaaaaagtgaacaaaacacaGGCTAAATCTGAAGACCAGAGCCATCTTGTTCAGGAacatataaatgaagaaaaggatgAAAGACTATACTGTGAGAATAATGATAAACCTGCTGAGTCAGGGTCAGAAAAGCCAACTCTTCTGTCCACTGGGCAATGTAATGGAGCTGAAGAGGGATCAAATTCTACTTCAGGTTTCTTGAAGACTGCTGTACAAGGACCTACAGTGTTAAtggtaaaaaataatagaataacaATTCCTGCTAACTACAGTGCTAAGTTTATGGGCTTTAAGATGGTGGATGGAAAACAACATATTGTAATAAAACTGTTGCCTACCAATAAACAGAATTTATATTCACCAGGCTCACAGTCAGGTGCTGTAAGGGACAATACTGCAATTTTGCAGCCCCAGACTTTGGACACTACTGCATTTTTAACAGGAGTAACAACTGAGTTGAATGACACAGTTTACATGAAAGCAGCTACTCCATTTTCATCTTCATCTCCTGTACTTTCAGGGAAGgtaacttcagaaaaagaaatggcttTGCTATCTCAAACAAGTAATATGCTTCCAACAATGGATGATGGAAAAAGTGTTTCTCCTTTGCCAGTAACATCAGAATTGATCACAGCATCGGTGAATTTGACCACAAAAGTAGAAACGAGAGAGAATGTTGACTTATGGGGAAGTCATATTACTCAGTGTCACCCTGAGGTATCAGGTACTGCCATTAAAAGTCAAGATAAAGTCACCTGTACTACCAAACCAAATTCATACAACAGTGGAGATATGCATAACTATTGCATTAATTATGTCAACTCTGAGTTACCTGTTGAATCTTCCAACCAAGGATCATTACCTTTTCATAATTACTCAAAAGTGAATAATTCTAATAAACGTCATAGGTTTTCAGGGACAGCAGTGTGTGAAAACCCTCAAAGAGAATCTTCATCAAGCAAGACAGTAGTTCAACAACCAATAAGTGAGTCAGTTTTATCACTAGTGAGGAAGGAGAGCTCAAACCCAGATAGCCTGTTAGCATCTATTAGTCGTTTAAATACTAAAGATGGAACTTTAAAAACACAAGCTGAAATTGAAGAACAGTGTGTTTTAGAAAAAGGACAAAACATTGATGGGCAgaacctatacactaatgaaaatcAGAATTTAGAGAGCATGACTGAAAAGCCTAAATGCGATGACGTTTCTAGTGTTGAATCACCTATGATGCCTAGAATtacatctgttttctctctccagaGCCAACAGGCGTCAGAACTTTTGCCACCTGAAATAAACCAGTTACTTCAAGATGTATTAAAAGCAAAACCTGATGTAAAACAAGACTCTAGTAACACTCCAGATAAAGACCTGCCGCTTCATTGTGACCAGTCATTTCAGAAACATGAGGGAGAAGACAAAATAGTTGAATCTTCAAAAGACTTGAAAGTTCAAGGCTTCTTTCCAGTTCCATCTGGTAATATGGGGATTAATGTGGCTACAAATTAtctgaatttaaaattcagtggaaaagaaaaacaaatgttgtcAATGTCACAAGATGTGAGAGATTCAGAGAAGACTCCTAGAATTTCTGGTTTTGGCACATTACTTAAGACTCAGTCAGATGCAATAATTACACAGCAGCTTGTAAAAGACAAACTACGAGCCACTACGCAAAATGTAGGTTCTTTGTATGTGCAGAGTCCACTTGTAAATTCAGAACCAAAAAAGGCTATCTTTGTTCAGACTCCAAAAGGCTTTTTTGTACCATTGCACGTTGCTAACAAGCCTGCATTACATGTTTCAGGAAGACCACTTCCATTGATTAATACACAAGgtgtccctgcctctctccttttaAACAAGAAACCTGGGatgattttaacatttaataatgGGAAACTTGAAGGTGTTTCTGCTGTCAAAACTGAGAATGCTCAAGCTTGTGGAACTACAAGTAAGGAGCCTTGCAGAACaccttttttaaaagtagaaccAAACAGTAATTGTCTAACCCCTGCACTTTGTTCCAGCATTGGCAGCTGTTTGAGCATGAAAAGTAGCTCAGAAAATACTTTGCCATTAAAAGGCCCTTACATTATTAAAACGCCAGCAAGTTCTTCAGTGAAAGGTGTTCCTGCTCCTAATATAATATCTGAGCATCAGGGCACTAAGTTGAATATCTCAGATTCAGTAAAACAGCAGAACAAGATTTTTCCAAAACCACCTCTTTACACCCTTTTGCCTGATGGCAAAcaagctgtttttttaaagtgtgtgatGCCAAATAAGACTGAGCTGCTTAAGTCTAAATTAGTCCAGAATAGtacttattataaaaatatacagccAAAGAAACCTGAAGGAACACcacaaaaaatattgctgaaaatTTTTAACCCTGTTTTAAATGTGACTGCTGCTAATAATCTGTCAGTAAGCAACTCTGCATCCTCATTGCAGAAAGACAATGTACCATCTAATCAGACTATAGGAGGAGAGCAGAAAGAGCCAGAATCTTCTAGAGATGCCTTACCCTTATTACTAGATGATATGATGCCAGCAAATGAAATTGTGATAACTTCTACTGCAACATGCCCAGAATCTTCTGAGGAACCAATAGGTATCACTGACCATTCAGGGGCCAGGGTATTACGGTGTAAAACAAATTGTACAATTGAGAGAAacttcagtaagaaaaagacGTCGAAAAAGAAATGTTCAAGAATAAAAACTCATGAAAGAAGTAAAGATTCTGAAACTTCCTTTGTATCTAGAAACAGAAACTGTAAACGCAAGTGTAGGGATAGTTACCAAGAACCTCCAAGAAAAAAAGCATTACACAGAAAGtgtaaagaaaaagcaaagcctGAAGATGTCCATGAATCATTTGGATTCAGCAGACCTAGGCTTTCAAAAGATTCAGTCAGAACTTTGCGGCTTTTCCCCTTCAGTTCCAAACAGCTTGTGAAATGTCCTAGGAGAAACCAACCAGTTGTAGTTTTGAATCATCCTGATGCAGATGCCCCAGAAGTAGTAAATGTAATGAAAACTATTGCTAAATTTAATGGACGTGTACTTAAGGTTTCATTGTCAAAAAGAACTATCAGTGCTTTACTGAAACCAGTTTGTTATAACCCTTCTAAAACAACTTACGATGATTTTCCCAAGAGGCACAAAACATTTAAACCTGTTAGTTCTGTGAAAGAAAGATTTGTGCTAAAATTAACTCtcaaaaagacaagcaaaaacaATTACCAGATTGTGAAAACTACCTCTGAAAATGTTCTGAAGGCTAAATTTAAATGTTGGTTTTGTGGTAGAGTATTTGACAATCAGGATGCTTGGGCTGGTCATGGTCAGAGACATTTAATGGAAGCTACTCGTGATTGGAACATGTTAGAATAA